The genomic segment ctactaaaaatacaaaattagccggggtgtggtggcgcatgcctgtaatcacaactgctagggaagctgaggcaggagaatcacctgaacccaagaggcagaggttgtgatgagccaagatggcactactgtactccaacctgggcaacaagaatgaaactctgtctccaaaaaaaaaaaaatagatcagcatggtgaaaccccatctctactgaaaatacaaaaaattagccgggcatggtgttgtgtgcctgtaatcctagctacttgggaggctgaggcaggagaatcccttaaacccgggaggcggaggttgcagtgagccaagattgcaccactgcacttcattcagcctggccaacagcaagactcaaaaaaaaaaagaaggtgccTCCCCATGGGAATACAGTTAGGCAGGAAGATGGTTCCTGTCAATTAGCAAGAAGCACACATTTGTCCTGAGGCACAAAGCATAGCCAGCGGCAGGTGGGCTGGATTTTATCCCCCACTGGTTGATTCAGCCAGGTGTGCTTGTACAGTGATCACTACACAGCCATACTTCCTGGCCCTGTTTTAATTACTTGTCCTGATGTGATTAAGAAAAGGGCTCtcccggccaggcgcagtggctcacacctgtaatcccagcactttgggaggccaaggtggcagatcacctgacatcaggggttcgagactagcctggccaatatggtgaaaacccaactctactaaaaatacaaaatattagccaggcgtgtaattccagctgctcgggaggctgaggcacaagaatcacttgaacccaggaggcagatgtagcagtgagccaagatggcgccattgcactccagcctggccaacaaaagcaaaactctgtctcagaaggaaaagaaaagggttCACCAACAGGTTTTCTGCTTCCATTTCTACTTTTCACTGGGTTCAAGGTTTCTCCCTCTTCAAGTCATTGTGCAGTCTATTCCGCTCTGTCTTCAAATCATTGTGCGGTTTACTCTCTATTCTCACTATGCTCTACTTCTCTAAAGCACAGGGCCTTGTTGTTGCACATCACCTTTGCCTCACCAATGTTACCACTTCAGCTCTCCACACTTGGCAGCCTGCGCCCATACACcattcaggtgatctgcccaagtGTCATCACACAAGGGCTCCAAAAGATGCTGGGACCACCTTCGAGACAGAGTGCAGGGCACACTTCTGATATGTGAAAGTATTTCCACCCTTGCAATCATTTAAGAAACGTCCAGGAGTGCACTCGTAGCCTGTAAGTTTTTGGTGAAGCTGGTCAGTAATTTTCCCCTCACTATCCTGTTGCCTTTTCCCAGATTCCTCCAGGTTTCTCACCTTTTCCTCTTGGCTTATCAACACTGGTCAAGTTAATCCTTACCTACTCTACACTGATACCTACATGTGTCTATTTAGAATGGATGTCCTCTGTTCTCTGCCGCCTTATTTCAAACAAGTGTTGACCAGTCGGGAAACACGTCTTGGACATTGATTTCTGGCTAGTACACTGTGTACTTGTACGCAGGAAAGCAAAAAGTATCTGATGAAAGCGGCCCTCCTCCGGAGTTTGCTGAGCCACAGGAAGCATAAGCGCTTGGATTTCTTAACAAACAGCCAAGGGTTTGTGTCTACTTCTCTGGATCCACCGCAGCCCCGGCCAGAGGCAGGCATGGGGCGACACGTTGAGAGTGTGTCCTAGAGGACTCACCGTTAGCCGGTGCAGGCTGCAAAATGTGCGCGGTGGCGGAGGGACGCTCCTCCAGCCACGTGCACGACGACAATCGCAGGTAGAGCTGGAATGAGGGCTGCCCCGAGGTCCCCACCTGCCGGCGCTTCCCCGGCAGGAACAGGGTAAACGGAACCCCAAGGCGTCTCGGTTTTAGAGCGGTCTTCATGCCACAGCCCTCCGCGCCCAGGTCCTCCGAAGTTGGGACACCGCCCACGTTTCCCCCGTGACGCGGGCGCGGGGGCTCGGGAGTTGTAGTCTCCGGCACGGCGCGGGCGCCGGGGCCCGGGCTACGCGGACTCCACGTCCCGGCGGGCGGCGCGGCGAGGCCTGGGGCCGCCAGGGGCGGGGCCGCTCGGCCCTTTAAACCTTTCAGGGCTGCTCCGAGGGCCGCAGCTGGAGTCGGCGCCACGAGGGGGCCGAGCAGGGCGCGGCGGTGGCTGGGCGCTCCTGGGAGGTGCGTACTgggctccttcctttcctccGGGCTTCcaggaatcacctggggagtctCGCGTCCCGGGTCCCCGGGGTCACCGGCCGCAGGCTCCGGCCCAGCCGGGGTCCCCGCACCCAGACAAGCGGGTGCCGGGCCGGGCTTCCCGCGTGAACCCGCCCCTCGCTCAGGGCGCAGATGGTCAGGTGGTTTTGCCTGCGCTTCGCCGCCTCGCCACCGCTCCACTGGGCCCGCACCCAGCCTCTCCTTGGCGTGGCCTCATCGGTTGTCCAGCCCTTCTCCCAGCCCTGGTCCCTCAGAAGGAGGGTAACTCCCTTCCAGATGTTATGATTCGCCCACATCTCTTAGCACGCCGGTGGCATTTGGGTTGACCGCGGAGGGCCCCAATGCCAGTGGGTGCTACGTTCTGGCATGGGGTCAGCCCAAACTTTGGACGCTCCGAGACCCAACAGGAGCGCTGGATAAGGTGTTGACCTCCTTTACCCTCCCCCTTCCTGGCCAGTCACCCACAACTGGACTTTGATCTGCCTCTCTCCACCAGGCCAGGGCAGCTGATGGTTGTGGCAGAAACGTCTCAAGGTAGCTGGTCCGCCCCCACTTCCCCATCTACCTCTTGTCCTCCcccccacaccaccaccaccctggctCCCCTCCCTCATGACCGCCTGGATCCTCCTGCCTGTCAGCCTGTCAGCGTTCTCCATCACTGGCATATGGACTGTGTAAGTAAATTGGGGTTCGGGGGTTGAGGGGGGAACAACAGGATCTTGTCACACACAAAGCCCCTTGTCCTGTTGTAGGCTCTAGGGGTATACCCAGGGTCACTCTGGCTTTCTCCAAAGCCTGGCCTGGTGCTTGGGCACACAGCCCCTTGGGACAAGCTGGCACCACTGCTGTCCACCAGGGTGGCCCTGACAAATATACTACTGGCCAGGGCAACTTCCAGAGGGCCTCTAGCTGGGGGCTATCCTGCAGATGCATCTTGAGTCCCTAGCAACAATGAGGCTGAATAGGGCCCAGAAATCAAGGTGGAAGGGTTGTGGGGTAGTTTAAGGGGGGATTTgggaaggctgagccaggagaggcATGAGAGCAGGATGACAGTTCTGTTTCCACAGGTATGCCATGGCTGTGATGAACCACCATGTATGCCCGGTGGAGAACTGGTATGAAGCACTGCAGACACCCTCACTCTAAAGCTTCCTTCATCTCTGTCCCCTCTTGGGCCCAGCCAGACTGCTGAGCCTCATTGCTCTTCTCTGAAATTGGTCCCTTGCATGGCTTCATGGCACCTACCCACTTCCCACCATCCTTTTGCCCCTTTGGCTACTGCTTCAGGCAGGCCCTGGGGAGTGGGATCTTTTGTCCCTGCAGGGGAAGTTTGGGAGAGAGTCCCCTATGAGGTCTGAGGCTATAGGCCTAGGGGTAGTCCCTTCCCCCAGTCTACTCCCTGTCCCACCTGCCAGGTCCTACAACGAGTCCTGCTCTCCTGACCCTGCTGAGCAAGGGGGCCCCAAGACCTGCTGCACCCTGGACGATGTCCCCCTCATCAGGTAAGGCCTGGACATTGGGCAGGTTAGGGACACTGGGCAGGTCAGGAAGATCTAAGGTCCTCCCAGACAGCCCCTCAAGCAAAGAGCTGTCCTTGGGTCTCAGGAATAATAAATATCCTAAGGGCCACTTAATAATACTACTACTTGGCAGTTACTATGGGGCAGGCACTCTGCTGAGCGCTTTGTATGCATTGTCTCTTTTCATCCTCCTGGTAGGAGGCAGCTGTTGTCTTcaccattttataggtgaggaaacaggctcagtaTTACTCATGCAGATCACACAAATAATAAGTGGAGGCACCTGGATTTAAGCTCAAGCCCTCAGATTGCCCAGCCCGTGTTCTAGCTCAAGGATAGCCAGACCAGCTGCAGGGCTCAGCGAAGAGTCTCAGGGTTGCCTGAACACTCCCGGGCactcctttctctctcacacacatgaGCTCTCCTTTGGTGGCTCAGCCTTGGAACCAGTTCTTCATGAGGGACCCTGGCTTTTCACATAAATCAGTGCCTACCTGCTAAGGAGCAGATGCAGGTAAAACTGGGGAGAGCCAGTGAGCCAGAATGGGGGCCCCCCGGGCCTCCCGCCCCTTCTTACTCTATCCTTCCCCCTCCTCGCAGCAAGTGTGGCTCCTATCCCCCAGAAAGCTGCCTCTTCAGCCTCATTGGCAACATGGGTGCTTTCATGGGTGAGTTGTACCCTTAGCCCTGACCCTGCCTGCCCAGCCCAGTGCCTCCCATGCAGAAAGGCCCAGGAAGCCCTTCATGCAGCCCTCCCCACCAAGGGCTAAGGCAACAGAGGCaacttctctccccttccttgaAGGTCAAAGGCTGACTTCCACACAGCCACCCTGCTGGCTGGAGCCTGAGGAAACCTAGTTCACCACCCACCTGTCCATTCCTTTTCTGCCTCTCAGATGGGGCAGGAGCATCAGAGAGCGGTGGGGAGAGGGAAGCTGACAGGCTCGTTGGGCGGGGCCAGGACTGGAGGAACGCCCCAACCTTGCTCTCCTCCCCCAGTGGCCCTAATCTGCCTCCTGCGCTACGGGCAGCTCCTGGAGCAGAGTCGGCACTCTTGGGTTAACACCACGGCGCTCATCACTGGCTGCACCAATGCCGCAGGCCTCTTGGTGGTCGGCAATTTTCAGGTGCTTCCCCTTCTCCCCCGAAAACCTTGAACTTTACCTAACAAGGCCTGGCTGCCGACAGGGGGTGGCACCTCAAGGTTGGGGCTGGAAGGAGGGAATGAGAAAGGAGGGGGAGAAATGTAGAGGGAGAAGATCCATTGAAGGAGGGGTGGAGGGGTTTGGCTGCAGCCACATCACTGACTGACCCTTCTCTGAGCCCAGGTGGATCATGCCAGGTCTCTGCACTACATTGGAGCTGGTGTGGCCTTCCCTGCGGGGTTGCTCTTTGTCTGCCTGCACTGTGTTCTCTCCTACCAAGGGGCCACTGCCCCCCTGGACCTGGCTGTGGCCTATCTTCGAAGTGTGCTGGCTGTCATCGCCTTCATCACCCTGGTCCTCAGTATCCTTCTATGATGGGGCAGCCAGAACTCATCCTCTAGCTCAACCTTTCTCCCTCCCAAGAGGATGAGGGGGTGGAGGCCTAAATCTGCCATGCGGTCTGCTCCCTTTGGGGAGGTGAGGCCTGGGACTGCAGAAGGGTTATTGCCAGGTTTCCATATGTCCTACTGAACATTTCCTTAGCCCCATTTCAGGTGGAGTCTTCTTTGTCCATGAGAATTCTCAGCTGCAACATGGGGCAGCCctgtgtgagtgggtgtgtgtcaTCGATATCCTCATTTTCTATGGCACCTTCAGTTACGAGTTTGGGGCAGTCTCCTCAGACACACTGGTGGCTGCACTGCAACCTACCCCCGGCCGGGCCTGCAAGTCCTCCGGGAGCAGCACCTCCACCCACCTCAACTGTGCCCCTGAGAGCATCGCTATGATCTAAGGTCTGGGGAGGGTGGCTGGCCCGGCCTCCACAGCACCCCACCCTTTatcttctttgcatttattttgtaccaaaaacaattttgagaaagTATTCTGTTGGGATCTGGGCTTCCTCACTTCTGGAGAAATGGCCATCCCACGTCCACCTGTGCCATAGAGGAGTGGGCCCTGCCAGCTGCCACAGCTGCATGACCTGCTTCCCCACCCCATGGTGtcgttttgtttttaaaggtcaCCTGTCCTCACTCACCCAGCCAGCCCTTCAGGTGCCTTCTACTCCCAGTGCCAGAGCCAGACCACTGGGGTTTCCTGCTGCAGGAATTGGGGGCTGGGAACAGCAGTGGGGATAGAAGTCTGGTGGAGGTGGAGCGGGTACGCCTTAGCCTATGGAAAGGCCCATTTCTGGGCCCATTGAGCTGCACTGGGATTCTTCACTCTGCCCCTCACTTCCTTTAGGGCAAATAACACAGCAGAACCACGTGGGtattttagtacttttttttatattaaaagaattCTAATTTGCATGTTTGTAGTCTGTTCTGGAGAGTCGGGAAAGGGGGGGACCTGATCTGGGATGACTTTCCATAAGCCAAGGATGAGAGAAAGCCCTTGCCCCGCAGGAGAGTGCTGAGCACACTTTGCTGCCAGAAACAAAGGATGGCAGGTACCATTCAAATACCCGTTGAAGGGCTTGAAACCATTCTGGGCCTCTAAACAATCTAAAGAACTGACTTGATCTAATAATCTCACCCATCCCCCACTCAGAGTCTGGTTTGAACTTTGATTCCTCAGTAAGAGGCATGGGGTGGAAGGTGGGGGTAGTACAGAGagcaactttaaaatattaaaagcagctttctcaatggagaaaaagaaaacctctggGATTTCAAAGTGAACTAGAAATTGCAATGGGAGGAGGCTGCAGGCTAGTTTATCAGCTTTAAGTAATTAACTGGGTGCCAGACCCTGACACATTCTGCCTTCCAAACATGAACACATAGGCCGGAGCCCTGGCTGGTGCAGTAATCCACTGCCATGAGTCTAGATGGGCCAGCAGGGAGGGAAACCACAGCCTGCTTCTGCGGTTTAGGACCACCTTCCCCAATAGCAGTAGAGACCTGAAGGAGGATGCAGAGCCCCTGACCAGGTCTGTGATCAGTACAGCCTCAGGGTGAGTACAGAAACCTTTAATGAGGATTCAAGGTTTTAAGGAAGATGCAGAGGGCCGGCGctcagccccagcctcctcaCGTGTACATGGCTCCATGGAGGTTCTCCAGtcggtgctgctgctgctgttttcgAGCCTGAAGGAAAGAGGGCACACTGGGCAGGGGCCAAAACTGAAGGCCTGTGGGTGAGGGGATGGGCAACTATCATGGGGCTGGCTCTGTTTTCAGGCCTCTGGCATCTGCATTGCTGAGGCTCTTACCACAAACCAAAGTCACTAAGAAGCCAGCCAGAGTCAGGCCTGCTGAGGCCTAGTCCAGTCCTGCTGAGGTGGAAAATGATGGCAGCAAGGACAGGACTGAGGGAGCCTAGTAAGACCCCTCCACTTAACCATCAGCCCCTACCTTATCTCGTCTGTGCTCTTCATAGGTGTCATCATCAGTGGGCAGCTCATGGCGGCACAAGGGACAGGAATTTGTCTGAGAAAAATAGAGTAGTGTCTAGCCTTTGTCTGATCTTCATAAGCTGATAACCACCCTCCCCTGCTCCCAAGTGCCACCCTTCTTTGATCCCCCAACAGTCCATGAACAGAAAGAAGCTTGAGTACTGGGCCCAGAGCAGAGTGACAGCTGGAAGAAGAGAAGCAGTACCTTGCTTAGCCAGGGCAGAATGCAGCTGGAATGGAAAAGGTGATGGCAAGGCATCTCAATGGCAGTCTCCTCCTCCTCAAATTCCAAAAGACACACGGGGCACTTGAGCTCTTTGGGAAGGAGTGCTGATCAGGAGAGATGCTACAGTCCCTGCCTCCCAAGCTCCCACTCCTGAAGGACACTTGCCCCACCTGGCCTGGAAAACTTAAGTACCAGACCACAGTCTGACTTGGGGAAGGGGTGGGTCTGGCCCAAATAGCAGAAAATATTAGTGTCCTTACCAGCCTGAGAGCCTCTGATGACCGTCCTGGGGAGGTTCTCAACCACAGTCTTGGCAGCTGGTGGAGGCAGGTGGTGGTCCCAATCTACTACCAACCCCAAGTCTTCAAAGTCCATCCTATTGAAAAGTGACCTGGGGAAGAGGAGGTAAAGTCAGAACAAAGGAAAACTATGCTTTCTCTTTGCCACAGTAATCCACTGGACAGTAACCGATAAACACCCTGCCCAGCTAGTAGGAATAAGAGCTACCGTTAGTAGTTAGTAGATGCTCACTAGATAAAAAGCACGATGGGAAATAGTTTATACAGCTGCTACCAGACCGCCGCAGCACgtaaagtttttatttccattttacacatgaggcaacaggctcagagaagttactCAGGCCACGCAGAATAACCTTGTGGAGCCAGATTCCAAGTCCGCAGTGCCTGCTGTTCCGGATGAATATACCCACTCACAGCACATGGCCCCAACCCCGCCCCCATGCCTCACCTTCTCCGGGACCCCCCAGAGCCTGCTGTCCTTCCACCCCCAAGTCCACCACACTCCAGCTCGTCTTTCCCTCAATTCCCTTGCCCAGGCCCGCCCAACGGACGGCGCAAATTATCGAGATGCTCATTCCCACACCCCTCAATCTCACCGCCCGGACTAACACTGCAGATTACTCATCCGTCCTCCCCAGAATCAGCTGCCCCTGGTAATCCGCCTTCTTcagccagccccagcccagaAACCTGCTAACTGGACTCCATCCCCAAGCCCCCCGCACCCACCTTGCGAGCTCCAGCAGCATGTTGGTTCGAGTCTCCTGCTCGGGGTCTAACGGCTCACAGTCGTGTTCGTCGAAATAGGACGCCATGGCTGCCCAGCCGTCTGACACAGCTCTCGGACCCGGCTCGATCGCGGCCTAGCGGCGCTGGCCAATAAACTGACGAGCTGAGAGAGGCTGGCCAATCAGAGTATCCGAGGgatgggcatagtggctcgtTAATGCGCACGGAAAGCGGAAGTACTAATTCAGCCGCCTCTCATTGGCTTAAATAGATCAGGTGACCAGAGACTAAGGCTAATGACAGAGATCCGGGCTGGTGAggaaatttttgttttggaaTCGGAGCCAAGACTGAATTCCCGGGAATTTCCGGCGTGGTCGCATCCAAATGTCTGGTCTGTAAGGGTCGTCAGTCTGCCCTG from the Callithrix jacchus isolate 240 chromosome 14, calJac240_pri, whole genome shotgun sequence genome contains:
- the TMEM150A gene encoding transmembrane protein 150A isoform X1, which encodes MTAWILLPVSLSAFSITGIWTVYAMAVMNHHVCPVENWSYNESCSPDPAEQGGPKTCCTLDDVPLISKCGSYPPESCLFSLIGNMGAFMVALICLLRYGQLLEQSRHSWVNTTALITGCTNAAGLLVVGNFQVDHARSLHYIGAGVAFPAGLLFVCLHCVLSYQGATAPLDLAVAYLRSVLAVIAFITLVLSGVFFVHENSQLQHGAALCEWVCVIDILIFYGTFSYEFGAVSSDTLVAALQPTPGRACKSSGSSTSTHLNCAPESIAMI
- the TMEM150A gene encoding transmembrane protein 150A isoform X2; translation: MYARWRTGPTTSPALLTLLSKGAPRPAAPWTMSPSSVALICLLRYGQLLEQSRHSWVNTTALITGCTNAAGLLVVGNFQVDHARSLHYIGAGVAFPAGLLFVCLHCVLSYQGATAPLDLAVAYLRSVLAVIAFITLVLSGVFFVHENSQLQHGAALCEWVCVIDILIFYGTFSYEFGAVSSDTLVAALQPTPGRACKSSGSSTSTHLNCAPESIAMI
- the RNF181 gene encoding E3 ubiquitin-protein ligase RNF181; this encodes MASYFDEHDCEPLDPEQETRTNMLLELARSLFNRMDFEDLGLVVDWDHHLPPPAAKTVVENLPRTVIRGSQAELKCPVCLLEFEEEETAIEMPCHHLFHSSCILPWLSKTNSCPLCRHELPTDDDTYEEHRRDKARKQQQQHRLENLHGAMYT